The sequence TCCGCCCACTTCCAACTCGAGCCCGCAGGCGCGCGCAATCGATTGGCACAGGCGCATCATGGCATCACGGTCGATCAAGTCAGCCCGCCCGAAATTATGAATGATCTGGGCGGTCGGTTTGTGCGTCTCAGGGTGGCGAACGTTATGCGCGAGCTGGAGGTACTCGACCACGGAGCCGTCTCGATTTTTGCGTTTGGTCGTTCGAATAAACATATCTACGTGGTTACCATATACCACATAGCATGTCAATATGATAACGATCAAGTCGTGTTACTACAGGTTTTTGCGGTTTTTCAGATGCCCCCCTTGATTTTATTAGGAAAATCCGGCTTCGGAGGCCAAAAAGTGCCTACTGAGCCGGAACTCAGGTTCCGGATAACAATTTGCCCGTGAACCCTCGTGATTTTAAAACCCCAAATTATGGACTCAACACCTTTGGTGATCTTTTCGCCCCCCGTCAGCTTGTCGCCCTGACGACTTTTTCGGATTTGGTGCAGGAGGCACGGGAGAAGGTCAAGGCTGATGCCATCGCAGTTGGGATGAAGGATGATGAGAAAGGAATTGATGCTGGCGGCACCGGTGCTGAGGCTTATGCGGATGCGGTTTCAGTGTATTTAGCTTTTGCCGTAGATAAGGGAGCTAATTACTGGTCAACGATCTGTTCGTGGCATTCCGGACGCGATACGGTGACGAGCACATTTGGGCGCCAAGCAATTCCCATGGTATGGGATTTTACTGAGGCGAATCCCTTCAGTGATTCATCCGGTAACTATTTGGCTGGGATTGACCAGGCGAGACGCCAACTCCTTACTGTTCCGTCATCGCTTATAGGGAAATCAGTACAGATTGACGCGGCTTCACAAGTTATGAGTGAAGGGAAAGTTGTGTCAACTGATCCACCTTATTATGATAACATTGGTTACGCAGACCTATCAGATTATTTCTATGTTTGGCTACGCCGTTCTATCAAGAATATTTACCCGCAACTCTTTGCAACTCTAGCTGTGCCTAAAGCGAAGGAACTGGTGGCTACCCCCTATCGCCACGGAAATAAGGAAAATGCTGAGTATTTCTTCCTAAACGGAATGAAGAGTGCGATGAGTCAGATGGGTAATCAGTCTCATTCGGCTTTCCCAGCCACAATTTTCTACGCCTTTAAACAATCCGAAACACAAAAAGAGGGAACTGCATCAACAGGATGGGAAACCTTTCTTGATGCATTAATTCAAGTCGGTTTTTCTATAACTGGAACTTGGCCTATGCGTACCGAATACACAGGCAATTTAAAAAAAAATATGAGCGCTCTCGCTTCCAGCATCGTTCTCGTCTGCCGCCCACGCAAAACCGATGCCCCTACCGCCACCCGCCGCGAATTCCTGACTGCCCTGAAAACCGAATTGCCCGTGGCCTTGAAACTCCTCCAGCGCGGCAACATCGCCCCGGTGGACCTGGCGCAGGCTGCCATTGGGCCCGGCATGGCCGTTTACACCCGCTATGGCAAGGTTCTCGATGCCGAAGGGAAGCCTCTTTCTGTCCGAGAAGCCCTGGCCCTCATCAACCAGACACTGGACGAAGTCTTAGCCGAGCAAGAAGGAGACTTCGATTCCGACAGCCGCTGGGCCTTGGCATGGTTCGAACAGTACCGGTTTGGGGAGGGCGAATACGGCGTAGCCGAAACCCTCTCGAAAGCGAAGAATACCAGCGTTGCGGGAATGGTGGACGCAGGGATCCTCGCCTCGAAAGGGGGTAAGGTGCATCTATTCAAACCGGCCGATTTGCCGGCCGACTGGGATCCGACCCAGGACAAGCGCCTGACGGTCTGGGAAATGGTCCACCATCTGATTGGAGCCCTAGAAACTGGCGGCGAACCTGCTGCGGCCGAGCTCGTTGCCCGGCTTGGAAGTAAAGCCGAAGGGGCGCGGGAACTCGCCTACCGTCTTTACACCATCTGCGAACGGAAGAAATGGGCGCAGGAGGCCCTTTCCTACAACGGGCTCGTGCAGAGTTGGCCGGAAATCAACCGGCTGGCTCAGGAACGCTCTGGCGCAGCGATGAAACAGACCAGTTACCTGGAGGAATAATCCATGGCCATGACCAACCACGAACGTGTCGGAAAGGCTCTGGAGATGCTCAAAGCGGGGCTTGCCCCTTTCATCGAGCGGGAAATGAAGAGCATCTACCGTGAGAGCGCACAAGCCCAGACCATTAACTTCATGGGGGATGACAGGCTGCTTGCCGGAAAATCCGTTAGCCAGTGGGACGTGGCAGCACTCCTGAAGCTCATGTGGGCAGCCTGGAATAGCGTTTTCGGGAGGACCCTCGGGCCGGTCGAGCGCAGCCTGGTAAGCGAGCTCAGGGACTACCGGAACAAATGGGCCCACCAGGAGGCCTTCTCGAGCGACGATGCCTACCGCGTCATGGACTCGGCCGGCCGCCTGCTGACGGCGGTGTCCGCCCCGCAAAGCGTTGATATTGAAAAGATGAAGATGGAGCTTCTCCGCCTGCGCTTCGATGAGCAGGTAAGGGGAGAAAAGCGGAAAAGCGCCGGCACGGCCATCGAAACCCAGGCCACGGGGGCCCTCAAACCCTGGCGGGAAGTGGTAAACCCGCACCCGGATGTGGCAAGCGGACGATACCAGCAGGCGGAATTCGCCGCTGACCTTTGGCAGGTGCACCTGGGCGAGGGGACAGCCGAGTATAAGGACCCGGCCGAGTTTTTCAGACGCACCTATCTTACGGTCAGCCTGAAAGAACTCCTGGTCGGTGCAGTGAGAAGGCTGAGCGGTATTGGAGGTGACCCGGTTGTACAGCTCCAGACAAACTTCGGGGGCGGGAAAACGCACTCCATGCTGGCGCTCTACCACCTCTTCTCAGGCATAACGCCAGGGAACCTCCTCGGGATCGACGCCGTGATGAAGGAAGCAGGGATTACAACCCTGCCCGCCGTAAATCGGGTGGTCCTCGTAGGGAATAAAATCTCCCCCGGAAACCCGGTGACAAAACCTGACGGGACGGTGATCCGGACGCTTTGGGGGGAACTTGCCTGGCAGCTCGGAGGGAAAAAAGCCTATCAGCGCATTGCCGCCGACGATGAGAAAGCCACGAGCCCCGGGGATGTTCTCCGGGAACTCCTCAAGGAGTATGGCCCTTCGATGGTTCTTATCGATGAGTGGGTCGCCTATGCACGGCAGCTCCATGACCACGATGATCTTCCAGCGGGCACGTTCGAGACGCAGTTCTCTTTTGCGCAAGTCCTGACCGAATCGGCGAAACTTGCTGGGAATTGCCTGCTCGTGATCAGCATCCCGGCATCGGATACCACCGGATCGCCCCATGCCAGGGCTGACGATGCCGAGGTGGGAGGCGTCCGCGGGCGAGAGGCCCTTGACCGCCTCCGCAATGTCGTCGGGCGCCTCGAGTCTTCCTGGCGGCCGGCAAGCGCTGAAGAGGGCTTCGAGATCGTGAGGCGGCGCCTTTTCGAACCACTCGTAACCGCTGAGCAGTTCAAACACCGCGATGTAGTCGCGCGCGGTTTTTTTGACCTCTACCGGACACAGCACCAGGAATTTCCGCCCGAATGCCGGGACCCCGAATATGAGCAGCGCCTCAAGGCCGCCTACCCGATCCATCCCGAAGTTTTCGACCGGCTCTATACCGACTGGTCGACCCTAGTCAAATTCCAACGCACCCGGGGGGTGCTGCGCCTGATGGCCTCGGTCATCCATTCCCTCTGGGAGAAGGGGGATCGGAACCCCCTGATCATGCCCTCTCTTATCCCGATCGATGATCAGAGGGTGCAGTTCGAACTGACACGCTACTTGTCAGATAACTGGGTGCCGGTGATTGAAAAGGACGTGGATGGCCCGAATGCTCTCCCACTCCGAATTGACGGTGAGTTGCCGAACCTCGGCAAATTTGCCGCCTGCCGCCGGGTGGCCCGTACGATCTACATGGGATCGGCGCCCACCTCGGGAGTAGCTAACCGCGGCATTGAAGACAGAAGGGTGAAACTCGGCTGTGTAATCCCGGGGGAATCCCCCGCCGTCTTCGGGGACGCCCTCCGCCGCCTTGCCTCAACAGCTACCTACCTTTACCAGGACGGCCCCCGGGTCTGGTACTCGACCCAGCCTACGGTGACAAAGCTTGCCGAAGACCGCGCCGATCAGCTGAAGCGAGACCCTGACAAGGTGGCAATGGAGATGGAAAAACGCCTGCGGGAAAGCCTCACCAAGCGGGGAGACTTCCCTCGCATTCACCCTATGCCCCGCACGGGAGCGGATATCCCGGACGATCTCGATACCCGTCTGGTGGTGCTTGGCCCCGACTA is a genomic window of Desulfatiglans anilini DSM 4660 containing:
- a CDS encoding Swt1 family HEPN domain-containing protein, which codes for MAMTNHERVGKALEMLKAGLAPFIEREMKSIYRESAQAQTINFMGDDRLLAGKSVSQWDVAALLKLMWAAWNSVFGRTLGPVERSLVSELRDYRNKWAHQEAFSSDDAYRVMDSAGRLLTAVSAPQSVDIEKMKMELLRLRFDEQVRGEKRKSAGTAIETQATGALKPWREVVNPHPDVASGRYQQAEFAADLWQVHLGEGTAEYKDPAEFFRRTYLTVSLKELLVGAVRRLSGIGGDPVVQLQTNFGGGKTHSMLALYHLFSGITPGNLLGIDAVMKEAGITTLPAVNRVVLVGNKISPGNPVTKPDGTVIRTLWGELAWQLGGKKAYQRIAADDEKATSPGDVLRELLKEYGPSMVLIDEWVAYARQLHDHDDLPAGTFETQFSFAQVLTESAKLAGNCLLVISIPASDTTGSPHARADDAEVGGVRGREALDRLRNVVGRLESSWRPASAEEGFEIVRRRLFEPLVTAEQFKHRDVVARGFFDLYRTQHQEFPPECRDPEYEQRLKAAYPIHPEVFDRLYTDWSTLVKFQRTRGVLRLMASVIHSLWEKGDRNPLIMPSLIPIDDQRVQFELTRYLSDNWVPVIEKDVDGPNALPLRIDGELPNLGKFAACRRVARTIYMGSAPTSGVANRGIEDRRVKLGCVIPGESPAVFGDALRRLASTATYLYQDGPRVWYSTQPTVTKLAEDRADQLKRDPDKVAMEMEKRLRESLTKRGDFPRIHPMPRTGADIPDDLDTRLVVLGPDYPYSKDPGNEAIKAAKALYESRGTTPRLFRNTLVFLAPDSARLQDLDDAVRRYLAWESILLEKDALDLSPHQVKQAETQKQSADSTVVARLPETYQWLIVPVQNSPQGPVEWQATRLTGQEPLAVRASKKLKNEELLVTTLAGTRLRLEMDRVPLWRGNHVAIRQLVEDFAKYPYLPRLSEPSVLLNAITDGLGLITWEYDSFAYADSFDEVAGRYRGLVQTAQRKSFSDLNTPGLLVKPDVAKSQIHAEKESSPPCGGWSDGDGEGSKKSPPTDKPDEKSSAVATEPSKPKRLHGSVELEPFRVGRDAGRIAEEVIAHMAGLNGAQVKVTLEIEATFPEGVPEQIIRTVTENSVALRFIAHGFERS